Proteins found in one Hevea brasiliensis isolate MT/VB/25A 57/8 chromosome 18, ASM3005281v1, whole genome shotgun sequence genomic segment:
- the LOC110646676 gene encoding triose phosphate/phosphate translocator TPT, chloroplastic isoform X2, with product MWYFLNVIFNIINKKIYNYFPYPYFVSVIHLFVGVVYCLVSWAVGLPKRAPIDSNLLKLLIPVALCHAIGHVTSNVSFAAVAVSFTHTIKALEPFFNAAASQFILGQPIPITLWLSLAPVVIGVSMASLTELSFNWTGFISAMISNISFTYRSIYSKKAMTDMDSTNVYAYISIIALIACIPPAIILEGPQLLNFGFKDAIAKVGITRFISDLFWVGMFYHLYNQLATNTLERVAPLTHAVGNVLKRVFVIGFTIVVFGNKISTQTGIGTCIAIAGVAVYSFLKAKIEEEKQQKKAA from the exons atgtG GTACTTCTTGAACGtgatatttaacataattaacaaGAAGATCTACAATTACTTTCCTTATCCTTA TTTTGTGTCAGTGATTCATTTGTTCGTTGGGGTTGTGTACTGCTTGGTTAGCTGGGCCGTTGGTCTTCCTAAGCGCGCT CCCATTGACTCAAACCTCTTGAAGTTGTTGATACCCGTTGCTCTATGTCACGCAATAGGCCATGTGACCAGTAATGTCTCATTTGCAGCAGTTGCTGTCTCGTTCACCCACACAATCAAAG CGCTTGAGCCCTTCTTCAATGCTGCTGCTTCTCAATTCATTCTAGGACAGCCAATTCCCATTACTCTATGGCTTTCACTTGCTCCTGTGGTTATTG GTGTGTCCATGGCATCATTGACTGAGCTTTCATTCAATTGGACTGGGTTCATTAGTGCTATGATTTCCAACATCTCCTTCACTTACAGGAGTATCTACTCAAAGAAAGCTATG ACTGATATGGACAGCACTAATGTCTATGCTTACATTTCCATCATTGCTCTCATTGCCTGTATTCCACCTGCCATTATT CTTGAGGGACCCCAACTGCTGAATTTCGGGTTTAAGGATGCAATTGCTAAAGTGGGGATAACCAGATTCATCTCAGACCTCTTTTGGGTGGGAATGTTTTATCACCTATACAACCAG TTGGCTACCAACACTTTGGAAAGGGTTGCCCCTCTTACCCATGCAGTTGGCAATGTGCTCAAACGTGTATTTGTGATTGGCTTCACAATCGTGGTCTTTG GCAACAAGATTTCAACACAAACTGGTATTGGAACATGCATCGCAATTGCTGGTGTTGCAGTCTACTCATTCCTCAAGGCTAAGATAGAAGAGGAGAAACAA CAAAAGAAAGCAGCATGA
- the LOC110646676 gene encoding triose phosphate/phosphate translocator, chloroplastic isoform X1, with protein sequence MESRVLSHAPTTTISSLPHLRWYMRETNTSSFVSMKPIRAVGDGGNLIWGRQLRPSLLLESSTAGKREILRQNMAAASSPAEGSDSSGDAKIAPVGFFDKYPALVTGFFFFMWYFLNVIFNIINKKIYNYFPYPYFVSVIHLFVGVVYCLVSWAVGLPKRAPIDSNLLKLLIPVALCHAIGHVTSNVSFAAVAVSFTHTIKALEPFFNAAASQFILGQPIPITLWLSLAPVVIGVSMASLTELSFNWTGFISAMISNISFTYRSIYSKKAMTDMDSTNVYAYISIIALIACIPPAIILEGPQLLNFGFKDAIAKVGITRFISDLFWVGMFYHLYNQLATNTLERVAPLTHAVGNVLKRVFVIGFTIVVFGNKISTQTGIGTCIAIAGVAVYSFLKAKIEEEKQQKKAA encoded by the exons ATGGAGTCGCGAGTTTTGTCACACGCACCCACCACCACTATCTCCTCTTTACCTCATTTACGGTGGTACATGCGAGAGACCAACACTTCCAGCTTTGTCTCAATGAAACCAATCAGAGCCGTTGGTGATGGCGGTAACCTCATATGGGGGAGGCAGCTGCGTCCATCTCTGCTCCTCGAGAGCTCTACAGCAGGAAAACGGGAGATTCTCAGGCAGAACATGGCAGCCGCTTCATCTCCTGCTGAGGGAAGCGATTCCTCCGG GGATGCAAAGATTGCTCCGGTCGGGTTCTTTGACAAATATCCGGCACTTGTCAccggatttttcttcttcatgtG GTACTTCTTGAACGtgatatttaacataattaacaaGAAGATCTACAATTACTTTCCTTATCCTTA TTTTGTGTCAGTGATTCATTTGTTCGTTGGGGTTGTGTACTGCTTGGTTAGCTGGGCCGTTGGTCTTCCTAAGCGCGCT CCCATTGACTCAAACCTCTTGAAGTTGTTGATACCCGTTGCTCTATGTCACGCAATAGGCCATGTGACCAGTAATGTCTCATTTGCAGCAGTTGCTGTCTCGTTCACCCACACAATCAAAG CGCTTGAGCCCTTCTTCAATGCTGCTGCTTCTCAATTCATTCTAGGACAGCCAATTCCCATTACTCTATGGCTTTCACTTGCTCCTGTGGTTATTG GTGTGTCCATGGCATCATTGACTGAGCTTTCATTCAATTGGACTGGGTTCATTAGTGCTATGATTTCCAACATCTCCTTCACTTACAGGAGTATCTACTCAAAGAAAGCTATG ACTGATATGGACAGCACTAATGTCTATGCTTACATTTCCATCATTGCTCTCATTGCCTGTATTCCACCTGCCATTATT CTTGAGGGACCCCAACTGCTGAATTTCGGGTTTAAGGATGCAATTGCTAAAGTGGGGATAACCAGATTCATCTCAGACCTCTTTTGGGTGGGAATGTTTTATCACCTATACAACCAG TTGGCTACCAACACTTTGGAAAGGGTTGCCCCTCTTACCCATGCAGTTGGCAATGTGCTCAAACGTGTATTTGTGATTGGCTTCACAATCGTGGTCTTTG GCAACAAGATTTCAACACAAACTGGTATTGGAACATGCATCGCAATTGCTGGTGTTGCAGTCTACTCATTCCTCAAGGCTAAGATAGAAGAGGAGAAACAA CAAAAGAAAGCAGCATGA
- the LOC110646678 gene encoding pentatricopeptide repeat-containing protein At5g46100 — protein MGMKTLFKWSKQIKPSQVEQLIRAEKDVHKALLIFDSATAEYCNGFRHDHKTFGVMISKLLSANQFRPAEEMLNRMKEEKCNITEDIFLSVCRAYGRVHKPLDAIRVFRKMNEFECKPTQKSYITVFAILVEENQLKVAMRFYRYMREIGISPSVVSLNVLIKALCKDGETIDAALRIFREMPNRGCNPDSYTYGTLINGLCRLGKIYEAKELFREMETKGCSPSVVTYTSLIHGLSQSTNIDEAVGLLEDMKAKGIEPNVFTYSSLMDGLCKNRRSSQAMELLEMMVSRRCKPNMITYSTLIDGLCKEGKLLEAVEMLDRMKLQGINPDAGLYGKIINGSCENSKFLEAANFLEEMVLGGISPNRLTWSLHVRINNIVVQGLSTDGHQNRAFQLYLSMRTRGISIEYATFNSLIKCFCNKRDLHNSVRVVDEMALDGFVPDWETWSALVCGFWDRRKVQEASDLLAMKLMNVLV, from the coding sequence ATGGGCATGAAAACTTTGTTTAAATGGTCGAAACAAATCAAGCCTTCTCAAGTTGAGCAGCTAATACGCGCGGAAAAGGACGTACACAAAGCTTTACTCATATTTGACTCTGCCACGGCTGAGTACTGTAATGGTTTTAGGCATGATCATAAAACATTTGGCGTCATGATCTCTAAATTGCTCTCTGCGAACCAGTTTAGACCAGCTGAGGAGATGCTTAATAGAATGAAGGAGGAAAAATGTAATATCACGGAAGATATATTCCTGTCTGTTTGCAGAGCTTATGGCAGGGTGCACAAGCCATTAGATGCCATCAGGGTTTTCCGTAAGATGAATGAATTTGAATGCAAACCCACACAGAAGTCTTATATTACTGTGTTTGCTATTCTTGTGGAAGAGAACCAGTTAAAGGTTGCAATGAGGTTTTACCGTTATATGAGAGAAATTGGTATTTCACCTAGTGTTGTATCTCTTAATGTTCTTATTAAAGCCCTTTGCAAGGACGGTGAAACCATTGATGCTGCTTTAAGGATATTTCGTGAGATGCCTAATCGTGGGTGTAATCCTGATTCATATACATATGGGACGTTGATCAATGGTTTGTGTCGACTGGGGAAGATTTATGAAGCAAAGGAGTTATTTAGAGAGATGGAAACAAAAGGTTGTTCTCCATCTGTTGTTACATATACTTCTTTGATACATGGCTTGTCTCAGTCAACTAATATAGACGAAGCTGTCGGGTTGCTTGAAGATATGAAGGCCAAGGGCATTGAGCCAAATGTGTTTACTTACAGTTCTTTAATGGATGGTCTTTGCAAAAATCGGCGATCTTCACAAGCCATGGAGCTACTGGAGATGATGGTTAGCAGGCGCTGTAAGCCTAATATGATAACTTATAGTACCTTAATTGATGGCCTCTGTAAAGAAGGGAAGCTTCTTGAAGCTGTGGAGATGCTTGACCGGATGAAGCTTCAGGGGATAAACCCAGATGCAGGGCTGTATGGGAAGATCATAAATGGGTCGTGTGAAAATTCCAAGTTTCTGGAGGCTGCAAACTTCCTTGAAGAGATGGTACTTGGGGGGATCTCACCAAACAGATTAACATGGAGCCTTCATGTTAGGATTAATAATATAGTAGTCCAAGGTCTCTCTACAGATGGCCATCAAAATCGAGCCTTCCAATTGTATTTAAGCATGCGTACAAGAGGCATTTCAATTGAATATGCGACATTCAATTCTCTTATAAAATGTTTTTGCAATAAAAGAGACCTGCACAATTCTGTTCGCGTTGTTGATGAGATGGCTCTGGATGGATTTGTTCCTGACTGGGAAACATGGAGTGCACTGGTGTGCGGATTTTGGGATCGAAGAAAGGTGCAGGAAGCTTCTGATTTGTTAGCAATGAAGCTTATGAATGTATTGGTCTAG